The following are encoded in a window of Kitasatospora fiedleri genomic DNA:
- a CDS encoding sensor histidine kinase codes for MGGVNWAAVEPDDLPDGLVVADGQGRVVVFNRAAERITGRSAHRAIGVPLERALPLEDLDGRRWWPLTDPYGGLAVRTGQPERNLLLDGREVLVCARYVRERAAGPVRQVVVTLRGTEARRRTERSHAELIATVAHELRSPLTSVKGFTATLLAKWERFNDGQKRVMLETVDADADRVVRLIAELLDISRIDAGRLEIRKQRIDLAAAVRRHVAGKVAAGIPAERFDIRVAGPPAEQWGDPDKLDQVLANLLENAVRHGEGTVTIEVGPAREMVEEAGTPPRTIEGTAVIVSDQGAGIPEEAMPRVFTRFWRGSRRGGTGLGLYIVKGIVEAHGGVIRISRADGGGARFRFVLPAGVPDFML; via the coding sequence ATGGGCGGCGTCAACTGGGCAGCGGTCGAACCTGACGACCTGCCGGACGGACTGGTGGTCGCGGACGGGCAGGGCCGGGTGGTGGTCTTCAACCGGGCCGCGGAACGCATCACCGGCCGCTCCGCGCACCGCGCGATCGGCGTGCCGCTGGAGCGGGCACTGCCGCTGGAGGACCTGGACGGCCGCCGCTGGTGGCCGCTCACCGACCCGTACGGCGGGCTCGCGGTGCGCACCGGGCAGCCCGAGCGGAACCTGCTGCTGGACGGGCGCGAGGTGCTGGTGTGCGCCAGGTACGTGCGCGAGCGGGCGGCCGGGCCGGTGCGGCAGGTGGTGGTGACGCTGCGCGGCACCGAGGCGCGGCGGCGCACCGAGCGCTCGCACGCCGAGCTGATCGCCACCGTCGCGCACGAGCTGCGCTCGCCGCTGACCAGCGTGAAGGGCTTCACGGCGACGCTGCTGGCCAAGTGGGAGCGCTTCAACGACGGCCAGAAGCGGGTCATGCTGGAGACCGTCGACGCGGACGCCGACCGGGTGGTGCGGCTGATCGCCGAACTGCTGGACATCTCCCGGATCGACGCCGGCCGGCTGGAGATCCGCAAGCAGCGGATCGACCTGGCGGCGGCGGTCCGCCGGCACGTGGCCGGGAAGGTCGCGGCGGGCATCCCCGCCGAGCGCTTCGACATCCGGGTGGCCGGGCCGCCGGCCGAGCAGTGGGGCGACCCGGACAAGCTCGACCAGGTGCTGGCCAACCTGCTGGAGAACGCGGTCCGGCACGGCGAGGGCACCGTGACCATCGAGGTCGGCCCGGCCAGGGAAATGGTGGAGGAGGCCGGGACGCCGCCCCGGACGATCGAGGGCACCGCCGTCATCGTCAGCGACCAGGGCGCCGGCATCCCGGAGGAGGCGATGCCGCGGGTGTTCACCCGGTTCTGGCGGGGCTCCAGGCGCGGCGGCACCGGCCTGGGCCTGTACATCGTCAAGGGCATCGTGGAGGCGCACGGCGGGGTGATCCGGATCAGCCGGGCCGACGGCGGCGGCGCCAGGTTCCGGTTCGTGCTGCCCGCGGGCGTCCCCGACTTCATGCTCTGA